The following is a genomic window from Micrococcus cohnii.
GTCGAGGAGCTCATCGCGGCCAAGACCATCAACGACAAGATCGCCAAGCAGGTGCTCGGGCACGTCGCCGACGGTGAGGGCGCGCCGAAGCAGATCGTCGAGGACCGGTCTCTGGCGGTGGTGTCCGACGACGGCGCGCTCACCGAGGCCGTGGACGCGGCCATCGCGGAGAACCCCGATGTGGTCGAGAAGATCAAGGGCGGCAAGATGCAGGCCGTCGGTGCTCTGATCGGCCCGGTCATGAAGGCCACACGCGGGCAGGCCGACGCCGGACGCGTCCGCGAGATCGTGCTCGAACGTCTCGGCGTGGGCTGAACCCGTCGCCACCTCCTGCGACGAGGGTGCAGTCGTGGTCGCCTCAGAGTCTGCGAGGCGACCACGACTGCACCCTCGTCTGATGCTGGGCGACTCGGCCCTCGCAGCGAACACCGCGTACAGTGCTCCTCGTCACCATGACGTCGACCACCTCGCCGTTCCTCGAGAGGACCTGCCTGTCCCATGAAGGCCCTGTACAAGCCCGGACCCCATGCCGGCTTCGAGTTCACCGACCGTCCCGAGCCCGACTGCGGCCCGGCCGATGTGAAGATCTGTGTGCACACCACCGGCATCTGCGGCACGGACCTGCACATCGAGTGCTATGACGCCGCGGCCGAGGCCATGATCCAGGCCCCGATGATCCCGGGCCACGAGTTCTACGGCGAAGTCGTCGAGGTCGGCGACCTCGTCGAGCACGTGCGGGTGGGCCAGCGCGTCTCGGGCGAAGGGCATCTGGTGTGCGGCATGTGCCGCAACTGTCGTGCGGGACGGCGGCAGATGTGCATCAACACGGTCTCCGTGGGGGTGCAGCGCGACGGCGCGTTCGCCGAGTATGTCGTGATCCCCGAGGCGAACGTGTGGGTGCATCGCGATGAGCACATCACGGCCGAGCTCGGCGCGATCTTCGACCCCCTAGGCAACGCCGTGCACACCGCCCTGAGCTTTCCGCTGGTCGGCGAAGACGTGCTCGTCACGGGCGCCGGGCCGATCGGGCTGATGTCGGTGGCGATCGCCCGCCACGCCGGCGCCCGGTTCATCGCGATCACAGACGTGTCCGCGCAGCGCCTCGCGCTGGCCGCACGCATGGGCGCCGACGCGACGATCGACGTCTCGGCCCAGCGCGTCCACGAGGCCCAGGGGTCGTTGGGCATGCTCGAGGGCTTCGACGTCGGGCTCGAGATGTCGGGCCGCGCGAGCGCTCTGCAGGAGATGGTGGCCAATATGAACCACGGCGGGAAGATCGCCCTGCTGGGCCTGCCCGCCGAGGAGATCTCGATCGACTGGCAGTCCGTCGTCACGCATATGCTCACGATCAAGGGGATCTATGGTCGTGAGATGTTCGAGACGTGGTACGCGATGTCCGCGATGCTGCAGACCAATGAGGCTCTGCGCGCGAACGTCGAGTCCGTCATTACCGACGTGATCGACGCACCCGACTGGAAGCGGGGCTTCGATACCGCCCGTGCCGGGGCCACCGGCAAGATCGTCCTGGACTGGAGGAATCTCTGATGTACGCGTTCAAGGAACAACTGGCCGCCGAGCTCGACGAGTTGCGAGCGGCGGGGCTCTACAAGCACGAGCGGGCCATCACCACGGCCCAGTCGGCCCGCGTCTCGGCCCGCGCGGCCGACGCCGAGGACGGCCGGAGCAGGCCCGTGCTGAACTTCTGCGCCAACAATTACCTGGGCCTGGCCAACGACGAGCGGCTGATCGAGTCCGCGAAGCGCGCGCTCGACGAGCGGGGCTTCGGCATGGCCTCGGTGCGTTTCATCTGCGGCACGCAGGATCGCCACGTCGAGCTCGAGCGCCGGGTCTCAGCCTTCTTGGGCACCGACGACACGATCTTGTTCTCCAGCTGCTTCGACGCGAACGGCGCGGTGTTCGAGCCGCTGTTCGGCCGTGAGGACGCGATCATCTCCGACGCGCTGAACCATGCCTCGATCATCGACGGTGTGCGCCTGTCCAAGGCTCACCGGTTCCGCTACGCGAACCGAGATATGACCGAGCTGCGGGCCCGCCTCGACGAGGCCAAGACCCTCAACGACGGCGCGGGGGCCCGCCGCACGGTGATCGTGACCGACGGGGTGTTCTCGATGGACGGCTACCTGGCCCCGCTGCGGGAGATCTGCGACCTCGCTGACGAGTACGGGGCCCTGGTGATGGTGGACGACTCGCATGCGGTGGGCTTCATGGGCGCCACCGGCGCGGGCACTCCGGAGCACGCGGGCGTGTCCGATCGGGTCGATATCTACACCGGCACCTTCGGCAAGGCCCTGGGCGGTGCCTCGGGCGGCTACGTGGCCGCACGGCAGGAGATCGTCGATGTGCTGCGTCAGCGCGGTCGGCCCTACCTCTTCTCCAACTCGATCGCGCCGGCCATCGTCGAGGCGACCATCACGGCGCTCGAGCTGCTGGAGAGCTCGGGTGAGCTGCGCGCGGCCTTGTTCGAGAATGCCGCCCTGTTCCGCCGCCGCATGGACGAGGAGGGGTTCGAGCTGCTCGAGGGCGAGCACGCGATCATCCCGGTGATGTTCGGTGACGCGGCTCTGGCCGCGCGGATCGCCGAGGCGATGCTCGACCAGGGTGTCTACGTCACCGCGTTCTCCTACCCGGTGGTGCCGAAGGGACAGGCGCGCATCCGCGTGCAGCTCTCCGCTGCGCACTCTGCCGAGGACGTCGAGGCGGCCGTGCAGGCGTTCGTCGCCGCCCGTGAGGCCGTGCAGGGCTGAGCCGACCCCGGCTCCACTGCGACGAGGGCGCAGTTGTGGTCGTCTCACCGACGCTGAGGCGACGACGATTGCACCCTCGTCGGGGAGGGGCTCAGCGTGCCGCGGCGTGCACGATGCGCGGCAGCGTCGTGCGCAGCAGCTTCGCCCAGCGCAGCGGCCGACCGGTCGTCTCGTGACGGGCACATGCGTCGTCGAGGGCGTCGAGACTCGCCGCGGCCAGCCACACACGGGCCCGGGCGGCCTCGGCGGGTGAGGCGGCGACGGCGTCGATCTGCCGCTTTCCGTGCCAGAGCCCGAGGTAGGCGAGGTTCCGTGCGGGGTCGCCGGCGTGGGCGAGGTCCCAGTCGAGCACGCCCCGCAGCCGCCACTCGACGCCGGGAGCCCCGTCGGTGTCGCGCCCGCCCGGCCGGGGCTGCCACAGCATGTTGTGCCCGGCCAGATCGCCGTGGACCAGCCCGGGGGTGACCGGCGGCGTCTCATGCCAGCGTCGGACTCTGTCGAGCACGGCCCGCACGGTTGGCTCCCACGGTCGAGGGAGCCCGTCGAACGCGGAGGACGCCGCGACGTCCCTCTCCGCCAGAAATCGGGGCAGGCCGAGCACACGCTCGACGCGCTCGTCCGTCCACGGGCCGCGGAAATCGTGCGGTCCGCCCAGCTGCGGCGCCAGGTCCGGCGCCGTGACGTCGACGGCGGCGAGCGCATCGAGCACCCACCGCAGCGTCGCCGGGTCGCCGTCGTGCGGCGGGTGAGCCTGCCCGGGGACGAAACGCTGGAGCACGGCGGCGGTGAGCGGCTCGTCATCCTCGCGGGTGCAGACCACCTCCGTCAGCGGCTCGGGCAGGGCGAACGGTGGCCGCTGAGCGGCGAGGGCCTCGAGCAGGCGCATGCGTCGGGGCAGGTGCGCGGCCGGAGAGTTCCGTCGCGACCAGCTGGAACCCGGGGCGGCCCCGGCCTCCTGCAGCCGGGTCATCCGCAGCACCGCGACGTCCGGCACGACGAGCACGCGATGGAACTGGCCGGATTCCTCGACCCGGCCGGAGCGCGGGTCGGCGCCGGCCACCGCGTCCGCGACGGCGTCGGGGACGGTCGGCCTCAGGCGCTCGGCCAGGGTGTGCCATAACTCGATCTCGACGGGGTCCGGATCCGAGGCCATGTTCGCCAACCTACACTGGCGGCCGTGATCAGCTCCGCCTCCGCCAGGCCCATGCCGCAGCCCCGGTCCGACGCGCACGAACGCCGAGCCACGGGCGCCCTGCCCGCCCCGAGCGCGCGCGTGGTGCGCTGGGAGATCGCGATCGTGCTGGGTCTGAGCCTTGGCCGGGCGGCGGTCTACGCCGTCGTCGAGCTGCTGGAGAAAGCCACGCGCGCTCCGCTGTCCGACCAGTCCACCGTGCTGAACCCGTCGTTGGCCGAGCGGCCGCTGTTCGACCTGGTCCACCAGTTGCTCGGCATCGGCTTCGCGTTCGTGCCCGTGGCGCTCGTGCTGCACCTGACGTGGCTGCACGGTCGGAACCCGTTCCGGGCGTTCGGCCTGGACCTGCGCCGTCCCGGCCGCGACCTCGCGTGGGGCGTGGGCCTGTTCTTGATGATCGGCGTGGGCACGCTGGCCGTCTACGCGGCGGGCCGCGCTGCCGGTGTGACGACGGCGATCGTCGGCACCGGTCTGGGGGAGCAGTGGTGGTCGGTGCCCGTGCTGCTGCTCAACGCGGCCCGGCACGCGCTGGTGGAGGAGGTGATCGTCGGGGCCTGGCTGGTGGACCGGCTCGGCTGGCTGCAGCAGCTGCGCGCCGCCGGCCAGCACCGCGCCCCCGTGCCTCGCCTGGCCGATCCCGTACGCACCTCGACGGGCGCGTTCCTGCCGACTCGGCTGCTCAGCGCGGTGCTCGCCCTGGCGCTGCTGCGCGGGGCCTACCACCTGTATCAGGGCGTCGGACCGGGCATCGGCAACGCGCTCATGGGCGTCGCGTTCGTCCTGGTCTTCGTCCGGTACGGCAGGGTCGCCCCGCTCGTGCTCGCACACCTGCTGCTCGACGCGGCCGGTTTCGTCGGCTACCCGCTGCTGGCGCGGGCGGGGCTGCTCGGCTGAGCCGCCCGGTCAGAGCGTGACGGTGCCCTTCGGCGTCTGCACGGTGACGGACAGCAGGCCCGGGGTGCCGGAGGGGGCGACGAACTCCATCGTGAGGTCCTCGACGTTCTGCTCCGGCTCGTCCAGGCCCAGCCACGAGCGCACCCGCTCCTCAGAGCCGGCCAGGCTCACGGATACCAGCTCGCCCTGCGGCTCGGCGGCGCGGGAGGGGTGCAGGTCCTCGGTGCCGTCGTCCCAGCGCAGGATGTAGGGGACCTGGGGGTCGGCGAGCAGACCCTTGATGCCGATCTGCTGCCACGTCAGTTCCCGTCCGTCCGGGAACTTGCGGTTGCCCGGCACGGAGGCGCGCCCGAGGCGCTCTTCGAACGGGGCGAGGTCGTCGGTCGCGACGACCCAGCCCATCCAGCCGCCGCCCTGTTCGGAGCGGGCGCGCACAGCCTGGCCGAACGGGGCGTTGTCCGAGGCGGGGTGGTCGAGTACCTCGACGACCTCGAGGTACTGGTTCCGACGCAGTGGGAACAGCACGTTGCGGGTGCCGAAACGGGGGTGGATGCCGCCCTTGACCCGGTCCATCCCCAGCGCCTCGGCGATCTTCTCGACGGTGGCGTCGAGTCCCTCGGGGCCGGCGGCGTAGGAGACGTGGTCCAGTCGGATGCTGCTCACGGGGCGCGGTTCCTCTCGTGCGGCCGCCTCGAGTCTCCTCGGGCGGGGCTGGCGTCGCGGATGCGTCGCGACGTCGGATATCGGCAGCCGCGGCGCGCGCGGCCGGTGGTCGGCTCAGGCTAACGTCGTGTGACGCGCGCCGTGAAATCAGACACGTCCCCGCCTAGCGTCGCTGCCCACCGGCCCCAGGGGCACCGCCCTCGGGTGCAGAGGCGACAGCACAGAGGAGACACGGCTATGACCAACAAGCACCACCTGACTCCGGACGGCGGGCGCGCCCGGGACGAGGGCCTGGGGTTCAGCACCCGTCAGATCCACGCGGGCGTTCCCAGGGACACGCCGACGGGCGCGACGGCCCTGCCGATCTTTCAGAGCACCTCCTTCGACTTCCCAGATTCGCAGACGGCGGCCGACCGGTTCGCGCTCGCCGACCTCGGCCCGCTTTACACGCGCATCGGCAACCCGACCCAGGAGGCGGTCGAGAACAAGATCGCCGCGCTCGAAGGCGGCGTCGGGGCGCTGCTGGTGGCCTCGGGGCAGGCGGCCACGACGGTTGCGATCCTCAACCTGGCCGGGGCCGGCGACCACGTCGTCGTCTCAGCCTCGCTCTACGGCGGCACACAGAACCTGTTCAAGCACACCCTGGCCCGCGTTGGGATCGAGACGACGTTCGTCGAGCGGCCCGAGGACCTCGAAGCCTGGCGAGCGGCGGCGCGTCCGGACACGAAGGCCTTCTTCGGTGAGTCGCTGGGTAACCCGCGCGGCGATGTGCTGGACGTCGCCGGTGTCGCGGCGGCCGCGCACGAGGTCGGCGTCCCCCTGATCGTGGACAACACGCTGGCCACGCCGTACTTGCTGCGGCCCCTCGAACACGGTGCGGACGTCGTGATCCATTCCGCCACCAAGTACCTGGGCGGGCATGCGGCGGCCATGGGTGGGGTCATCGTCGACGCCGGCCGCTTCGACTACGGTGCCGAGCCGGGCCGGTTCCCCGGCTTCACTGAGCCGGACGAGTCCTACAACGGGACGGTGTTCTCGCGGGACCTGGGCGTCGACGGCCCGTTCGGGACGAACCTGTCCTACATCCTCAAGGCCCGCGTGCAGCTGTTGCGGGACTACGGCTCGGCCATCTCCCCGTTCAACGCGTTCCTGCTGAACCTGGGCCTGGAGACACTCTCGCTGCGCGTGCGCCAGCACGTGGCCAATGCGGCCGCGGTGGCCGCATTCCTCCAGGCGCATCCGCAGGTGGACTCCGTCGTGTACCCGGGACTCGAGTCCAGTCCTTGGTACGAGGCGGCCCGGCGCTACCTGACCGAGGGGGCGGGCGGGATCGTGTCCTTCCGGATCGTCGGCGGGCGCGAGGCCGGCGCGGCGTTCGTCGACGCGCTGAGACTGCACCACCACGTGGCCAATGTGGGCGATGTGCGCTCACTGGTGATCCACCCGGCCTCGACGACGCACTCGCAGCTGAGCGATCAGGAGCAGCGCCGCGCCGGCGTCGACCCCGGGCTCGTGCGGCTCTCGGTGGGCCTCGAGGACGTGGCGGACATCCTGGCAGATCTCGCGCACGGCTTCGAGGCGGCGGCGCGTTGACCGTGACCGGGCTGCACGCCTCGTCCGAGTCGGGCACGTCCCCGCGCCGATTGCCGACCGGTGCCCGCGGGCACGCCGAGATCGGCCCGGTGGACCTGGAGACGGGTGGCCGCCTGGACGCCGTGACCGTGGCCTACGAGACCTGGGGCGAGTTGGATGCCGACGGGAGGAACGCCGTGCTCGTGCTGCACGCGCTCACCGGCGACGCCCATGTCGCTTCGCACGCTGCGGACCCGTCCGCCGGCTGGTGGGAACAGCTCGTCGGGCCCGGGCGGGCAGTCGACACAGACCGATGGTTCGTCCTCGCCCCGGCGATGATCGGCGGCTGTCACGGCTCGACCGGGCCAAGCTCGCCGGCCGCTGACGGCCGACCCTGGGGGTCGCGGTTCCCGTTCCTGACCCTGCGCGACGCGGTCGCGGCCGAGGCCCGGCTCGCCGACGTGTTGGGCGTCGAGCGGTTCCACGCCGTGATCGGCGGGTCGATGGGCGGCGCCCGGGCCCTGGAATGGGCCGTGACGCAGCCCGAGCGCGTCGGCGGCGTCGGCGTGTTCGCGTCGACGGCCGCGTCCTCGGCCGAGCAGATCGCGGTCGCGCAGGCCCAGTGCGCAGCGATCCGGCTGGATCCGTGCTTCGCCGGGGGCGACTACTACGGCGGACCGGCTCCTGAGGCGGGACTGGGGCTGGCCCGGCGCATCGCGCATGTGACCTACCGCTCCCGCGCTGAGCTGGCCGAGCGCTTCGGCCGCCACGCCCAGCCGGGGGAGGACCCGTTCGGCACCGTGGCCGGGGCGCGGGTCGGGCGTTATCAGGTGGAGTCGTATCTGGACCATCAGGCGGCCAAACTCGTCGACCGCTTTGACGCGAACAGCTACCTGACGCTCACCGAGGCCCTGATGAGCCACGACGTCGGCCGCGGCCGCGGCGGCGTGGCCGCGGCCCTGGCCCGGTTCAGCGGCCCGGCGTTCATCGCCGCCGTGGACTCGGACCGCCTCTACCTGCCCGCCGAATCCGAGCGACTGGCCGCGGCGCTGCCCGGGGCCGAAGGCGTGCACGTGATCCGTTCCGACATCGGTCACGACGGATTCCTCACCGAGTACACGCAGGTGGCCGACCCGCTTGCCCGCGCCCTCGCCCTGCTCTGACCGGGGCCGCCGGCCGGCCGTCGCCACCACGGCCGGGCGGGCGCTCAGCCGTCCGGGTTCGATCCCTGCGGCATGCGCTCGCCGAACAGGGGCGCCGGAACGGGCCGCTTGGGCTCGATTCCGTCACCGGAGGACACGCCGCGGATGCGTCGGACCACCCACGGCATCAGGTGCGTGCGGGCCCAGGCCCGGTCCTCGGCACGGGCCTGGCGCCACGTCCGGGGCACCGGCGGCCGGGCCTCGTGACGTTCGAGTCCGTGGGAGACGCCGAGGGTCTCGAGCACCATCGCGGCGATCCGGTGGTGGCCCAACGCCGAGAAGTGCAGTCGGTCCTCGGCCCACATCTGCGGTCGGGCGAGCTCCTTGAGGGACCACATGTCCGGCACGAGGGCGTCGTGTCGCGAGGCGATCGTGCGCACGTTCTCGTTGTAGATGGCCACGCGTCCGCGCAGCCAGCCGATCACGGGGGTGCCCTTGATGTCGGTGGCGTTGAACAGCAGAACGGTGGCCCCGGTGGCGGCGACCCGGGCCACGACCGCGTCGAGGCGTCGGGCGACCTCGTCGGGATCAGCCCGACGCAGGATGTCGTTGCCCCCGGCGCAGACGCTCACCAGGTCCGGAGAGAGGGCGACGGCGTCGTCGACCTGCTCCGCAGCGATCTGGTCGAGCAGTTTCCCCCGCACGGCCAGGTTCGCGTACGAGAACGGCTCCGGCCCGTCGGCCAGCCGGGCGAGCTCTTCGGCGACCCGGTCGGCCCA
Proteins encoded in this region:
- the metX gene encoding homoserine O-acetyltransferase MetX produces the protein MTGLHASSESGTSPRRLPTGARGHAEIGPVDLETGGRLDAVTVAYETWGELDADGRNAVLVLHALTGDAHVASHAADPSAGWWEQLVGPGRAVDTDRWFVLAPAMIGGCHGSTGPSSPAADGRPWGSRFPFLTLRDAVAAEARLADVLGVERFHAVIGGSMGGARALEWAVTQPERVGGVGVFASTAASSAEQIAVAQAQCAAIRLDPCFAGGDYYGGPAPEAGLGLARRIAHVTYRSRAELAERFGRHAQPGEDPFGTVAGARVGRYQVESYLDHQAAKLVDRFDANSYLTLTEALMSHDVGRGRGGVAAALARFSGPAFIAAVDSDRLYLPAESERLAAALPGAEGVHVIRSDIGHDGFLTEYTQVADPLARALALL
- a CDS encoding phosphotransferase family protein encodes the protein MASDPDPVEIELWHTLAERLRPTVPDAVADAVAGADPRSGRVEESGQFHRVLVVPDVAVLRMTRLQEAGAAPGSSWSRRNSPAAHLPRRMRLLEALAAQRPPFALPEPLTEVVCTREDDEPLTAAVLQRFVPGQAHPPHDGDPATLRWVLDALAAVDVTAPDLAPQLGGPHDFRGPWTDERVERVLGLPRFLAERDVAASSAFDGLPRPWEPTVRAVLDRVRRWHETPPVTPGLVHGDLAGHNMLWQPRPGGRDTDGAPGVEWRLRGVLDWDLAHAGDPARNLAYLGLWHGKRQIDAVAASPAEAARARVWLAAASLDALDDACARHETTGRPLRWAKLLRTTLPRIVHAAAR
- a CDS encoding SGNH/GDSL hydrolase family protein, with amino-acid sequence MHIDDSDRFSTAHPWRRYVALGDSFTEGIGDPDPHRPGYHRGWADRVAEELARLADGPEPFSYANLAVRGKLLDQIAAEQVDDAVALSPDLVSVCAGGNDILRRADPDEVARRLDAVVARVAATGATVLLFNATDIKGTPVIGWLRGRVAIYNENVRTIASRHDALVPDMWSLKELARPQMWAEDRLHFSALGHHRIAAMVLETLGVSHGLERHEARPPVPRTWRQARAEDRAWARTHLMPWVVRRIRGVSSGDGIEPKRPVPAPLFGERMPQGSNPDG
- a CDS encoding VOC family protein, encoding MSSIRLDHVSYAAGPEGLDATVEKIAEALGMDRVKGGIHPRFGTRNVLFPLRRNQYLEVVEVLDHPASDNAPFGQAVRARSEQGGGWMGWVVATDDLAPFEERLGRASVPGNRKFPDGRELTWQQIGIKGLLADPQVPYILRWDDGTEDLHPSRAAEPQGELVSVSLAGSEERVRSWLGLDEPEQNVEDLTMEFVAPSGTPGLLSVTVQTPKGTVTL
- a CDS encoding CPBP family intramembrane glutamic endopeptidase, with amino-acid sequence MPQPRSDAHERRATGALPAPSARVVRWEIAIVLGLSLGRAAVYAVVELLEKATRAPLSDQSTVLNPSLAERPLFDLVHQLLGIGFAFVPVALVLHLTWLHGRNPFRAFGLDLRRPGRDLAWGVGLFLMIGVGTLAVYAAGRAAGVTTAIVGTGLGEQWWSVPVLLLNAARHALVEEVIVGAWLVDRLGWLQQLRAAGQHRAPVPRLADPVRTSTGAFLPTRLLSAVLALALLRGAYHLYQGVGPGIGNALMGVAFVLVFVRYGRVAPLVLAHLLLDAAGFVGYPLLARAGLLG
- a CDS encoding O-acetylhomoserine aminocarboxypropyltransferase/cysteine synthase family protein, with the translated sequence MTNKHHLTPDGGRARDEGLGFSTRQIHAGVPRDTPTGATALPIFQSTSFDFPDSQTAADRFALADLGPLYTRIGNPTQEAVENKIAALEGGVGALLVASGQAATTVAILNLAGAGDHVVVSASLYGGTQNLFKHTLARVGIETTFVERPEDLEAWRAAARPDTKAFFGESLGNPRGDVLDVAGVAAAAHEVGVPLIVDNTLATPYLLRPLEHGADVVIHSATKYLGGHAAAMGGVIVDAGRFDYGAEPGRFPGFTEPDESYNGTVFSRDLGVDGPFGTNLSYILKARVQLLRDYGSAISPFNAFLLNLGLETLSLRVRQHVANAAAVAAFLQAHPQVDSVVYPGLESSPWYEAARRYLTEGAGGIVSFRIVGGREAGAAFVDALRLHHHVANVGDVRSLVIHPASTTHSQLSDQEQRRAGVDPGLVRLSVGLEDVADILADLAHGFEAAAR
- the tdh gene encoding L-threonine 3-dehydrogenase produces the protein MKALYKPGPHAGFEFTDRPEPDCGPADVKICVHTTGICGTDLHIECYDAAAEAMIQAPMIPGHEFYGEVVEVGDLVEHVRVGQRVSGEGHLVCGMCRNCRAGRRQMCINTVSVGVQRDGAFAEYVVIPEANVWVHRDEHITAELGAIFDPLGNAVHTALSFPLVGEDVLVTGAGPIGLMSVAIARHAGARFIAITDVSAQRLALAARMGADATIDVSAQRVHEAQGSLGMLEGFDVGLEMSGRASALQEMVANMNHGGKIALLGLPAEEISIDWQSVVTHMLTIKGIYGREMFETWYAMSAMLQTNEALRANVESVITDVIDAPDWKRGFDTARAGATGKIVLDWRNL
- a CDS encoding glycine C-acetyltransferase; this translates as MYAFKEQLAAELDELRAAGLYKHERAITTAQSARVSARAADAEDGRSRPVLNFCANNYLGLANDERLIESAKRALDERGFGMASVRFICGTQDRHVELERRVSAFLGTDDTILFSSCFDANGAVFEPLFGREDAIISDALNHASIIDGVRLSKAHRFRYANRDMTELRARLDEAKTLNDGAGARRTVIVTDGVFSMDGYLAPLREICDLADEYGALVMVDDSHAVGFMGATGAGTPEHAGVSDRVDIYTGTFGKALGGASGGYVAARQEIVDVLRQRGRPYLFSNSIAPAIVEATITALELLESSGELRAALFENAALFRRRMDEEGFELLEGEHAIIPVMFGDAALAARIAEAMLDQGVYVTAFSYPVVPKGQARIRVQLSAAHSAEDVEAAVQAFVAAREAVQG